A genomic window from Melopsittacus undulatus isolate bMelUnd1 chromosome 7, bMelUnd1.mat.Z, whole genome shotgun sequence includes:
- the CLDN23 gene encoding claudin-23 — protein sequence MRTPTAMIVGLVLCPCGLLLTLTGTLAPNWRQVSLIPDQPIDLVTEQGIWDICTERQSSHNRLCGQADELGYFKQVPVQVAQGMMPSSLVLTLVGLLVAALGVRCWQEEPRHTLAGVAGIVLLLSGLLSLVPASWYTHELRALPAPAGSTLVVGYSLVLSYLGSCFEILGGLALALSFHHCCKKLRAPKLPPSPVLAVEPCPTTGAYRNPWDVLEDERHGQQWRSTLPCDSDL from the coding sequence ATGCGGACACCGACAGCGATGATCGTGGGGCTGGTCCTGTGCCCCTGCGGACTCCTGCTGACGCTCACGGGCACACTGGCACCCAACTGGCGGCAGGTGAGCCTTATACCCGACCAGCCCATTGACCTCGTCACGGAGCAGGGCATCTGGGACATCTGCACGGAGCGCCAGAGCAGCCACAACCGCCTCTGCGGGCAAGCTGATGAGCTGGGCTACTTCAAACAGGTGCCTGTGCAGGTGGCCCAAGGGATGATGCCCTCCTCCCTGGTGCTCACCCTCGTGGGCTTGCTGGTGGCTGCCCTGGGGGTTCGCTGCTGGCAGGAGGAGCCCCGGCACACGCTGGCTGGCGTGGCAGGGATTGTGTTGCTCCTTTCAGGACTGCTGAGCCTTGTGCCTGCCTCCTGGTACACCCATGAGCTGCGGGCACTGCCTGCACCGGCTGGCAGCACACTGGTTGTGGGCTACAGCTTGGTGCTGAGCTACTTGGGAAGCTGCTTTGAGATCTTGGGGGGGCTGGCCCTTGCCCTCAGCTTCCACCACTGTTGCAAGAAGCTCAGGGCCCCCAAACTgccccccagccctgtgctggcGGTTGAGCCGTGCCCCACCACAGGGGCTTACCGCAATCCCTGGGATGTGTTGGAGGACGAGCGACATGGACAGCAGTGGAGGAGCACCCTGCCTTGTGACTCTGACTTGTAG